In Diorhabda sublineata isolate icDioSubl1.1 chromosome 4, icDioSubl1.1, whole genome shotgun sequence, a single window of DNA contains:
- the LOC130442806 gene encoding homeobox protein Hox-A4a-like produces MSSVYAEEFREMQRTDNITTDSMSPKSCNYIINNKYSVSVCDESDYYNQHSIKEDLRSSSESLSPQSFNYVNNNYTVINNNYTDSVGTQSDYYNQLLKEDQTSSSDTMSPPVNGCDFDQNYFNHMSNNNSNYSEEYQLLSDSKDYQFTGYTIENRLPMEFSKWSDKDDNNLSYNHVNEFASNPKHNIQIPFEVIPSNRETTAIVYPKDCEKTPSPKITSNARNAKRLRTAYTSQQLVTLEKQFMCNKYLCRSNRIQLAESLSLSERQIKIWFQNRRMKDKKEQKYKGNSSIVRNSPTSTTNDSSSNEVVTSTERAVTPDRFMRFSEQSQYVPQMFSSYSTSQYIQQWDQNKSTYSNQYEVIHGDSLSNVGSNHNDMNYYVAGGYQTCSDESQPSYHLL; encoded by the exons ATGTCGTCGGTTTATGCAGAAGAGTTCCGTGAAATGCAGCGTACGGATAATATTACAACTGACAGTATGTCACCAAAATCGTgtaattacattattaataataaatattcagtttcTGTTTGTGATGAAAGTGATTATTATAATCAACATAGTATCAAAGAAGATTTAAGAAGTTCCAGTGAATCTCTGTCACCACAGTCTTTCAATTACGTTAATAACAATTATActgttattaataataactatacAGATTCTGTAGGTACTCAGAGTgattattataatcaattacTCAAAGAAGATCAAACAAGCTCCAGTGATACTATGTCTCCACCAGTGAATGGTTGCgattttgatcaaaattacTTCAACCATATGTCTAACAACAATAGTAATTACAGTGAAGAATATCAACTTCTCAGTGATTCAAAAGATTATCAATTTACGGGATACACAATCGAGAATCGTTTG CcaatggaattttcaaaatggtCCGACAAAGACGACAACAATCTTTCTTATAACCATGTGAATGAGTTTGCTTCGAATCCTAAACATAACATTCAAATTCCATTTGAAGTTATACCTTCCAACAGAGAGACAACTGCAATAGTATATCCTAAAG actGCGAAAAAACTCCAAGCCCAAAGATTACATCAAATGCGAGAAACGCGAAAAGACTGCGTACTGCTTATACTTCACAGCAACTTGTAACATTGGAAAAACAATTCATGTGTAATAAATATCTTTGTCGTTCAAACAGGATTCAGCTAGCAGAAAGCCTCAGCCTTAGcgaaagacagataaaaatctGGTTTCAAAACCGACGGATGAAAGACAAGAaggaacaaaaatataaagGTAATTCATCAATCGTCAGAAACTCACCTACAAGCACTACAAATGATTCAAGTTCCAATGAAGTGGTAACTAGTACGGAACGAGCTGTTACACCAGATAGGTTTATGCGCTTTTCTGAGCAAAGTCAATATGTACCTCAAATGTTTTCAAGTTACAGTACATCTCAATATATTCAACAGTGGGATCAGAATAAATCAACTTATTCCAACCAATATGAAGTGATTCATGGTGACAGTTTGAGCAACGTAGGAAGTAATCACAACGATATGAACTATTACGTAGCTGGGGGCTACCAAACATGCTCAGATGAATCACAACCTTCGTATCATCTCctataa